In Pedobacter sp. W3I1, one DNA window encodes the following:
- a CDS encoding YDG domain-containing protein — protein MKRFFTKVAFTVTVIVLFLALAPASAQYTKTQLHTGGLYTALAKDASGNVYVTKASGPGVYHVAKYTGGTGSPTIIYSGLTSQPQELPWGLAVAPNGDVYISTDFTSNSGAIIRLNAASAYAATTVQTGRYFTGLTFDAVGNLYALEYNVTNTDYAVCKYAAPATLNSPKTMLYHGLVSAAGVSYPTGITIATNGDIYVTKPFSNNGSNTYTGGIAKLTAPGYTATDVVTGTYTTALVLDEFGNLYASENAGTGVKLYKYTGATGAGTVFYSPLNASDPFYPYGVTFIGTTGYIADGDNGSGGELIKLTPTDVTLPTAPTGLAASAGSSQNILTWNTNADVDLLGYKVYGGTTAAPTTLLAAIPKGTTTYTHTGIINGTPYFYRISATDNYFNESAKTADVTATPTPPAITSATYNASTGALVVTGTAFPALAGATNDIVTNKFAITGESGAIYTLTSANVEITSSTAFTINLNATDKNAVGMMLNKNGASSTSGTTYNLAAAEDWAAGENVASVIVDATNPVTVSNVVAPAITSATYNASTGALVVTGTNFLSLSGATNDIVANKFTLTGEGGATYTLTNTGNVEITSGTAFTLTLSVADQIAVNQIINKNGTSSTSATTYNLAAAEDWAAGADAVVVVADLTGNGITASNVAVPAITSATYDAATGLVTVTGSGFLSKTGAANDIVANKFTITGEGGVTYTLTDTPNPEISSATAFTLTLSVTDQAAINQIINKNGTSSTGGTTYNLAAAEDWAAGADAAVVVADLTGNGITTSNVAIPTLASATYNVTTGVLTVTGTGFLRLNGATNDIVANKFTLTGDGGATYTLTTTPNIEITSATTFSLILSTADKAAVNLIANKNGTSSTGGTTYNLAGAEDWAAGADAAVVVADLTGNGITVSNVAVPTIASATYNASTGALVVTGTNFLSLSGATNDIVANKFTLTGEGGATYTLTNTGNVEITSATAFTLTLSAADQAAVNQIINKNGTSSTGATTYNLAAAEDWAAGADAAVVVADLTGNGITASNVAIPAIASATYDASTGTLVVTGTNFLSLSGAANDIVANKLTFKGQGAGTYTLTDSPNAEITSGTSFSITVSATDKAGLATLMNKDGLAALDATVYNLAAAEDWNAGAAAAVTIADATNPVTVSGVKSTNADLASLTTSAGTFIPSFAAGTTSYSINVPYTTTTATVTATRAESHATLTSSLGAGAFTALTDGIASSAYTLNDGANLINVRVTAEETTVNKTYILTVNKQEAASIGDFVWLDYNQNGLQDAGEPGVAGATVTLTGTDIFANTINLTTTTNASGNYTFSNLNPSSAYKVVVSGYPARYTTTYDLDGTGTIGATFALASGQNRTDVDFGLYDPYYANADLTALSTTAGLTPVFAAATTTYTASALTATNSVKLTATALAAGSTLQINANGAGYVTLTSGVETADLALNFGNNTFDIKVTAQNGTTTKTYTITVNRSNASQSITFASTASTTYGSADFDPGATSATSAINAITYSSDNLAVATIVAGKIHVVAAGSAVITAKQAASTGYNAATDVTQTLTVNAKSLTGNFTAGNKVYNGNNTANVLTRTLNGVVTGDELAVTLTGGTATFDDANVANGKTVTSTGMTLGGAKAANYTLSSVNTTTANITAKDISGNFTAGNKVYDGNNTANILTRTLSGVVTGEETDVTLTGGTATFNNENAGTGKTVTATGLSLTGTKAANYNLTGVGTATADITGLALTGAFTASNKVYDGNTTASVLTRTLTGVLAADAADVILTGGTAAFANASVGTGKTVTAAGMTLGGAKASNYSLSSVATTTANITGLALTGNFTVDNKVYDGNNSATILTRTLTGVLAADIADVTLTGGTATFGGINTGPGKTITSTGMVLSGTKAGNYTLFAVNTTTADITPKDISGNFTASNKAYDGNAAATVLTRTLTGVVAADLADVSLTGGTATFANANIGTGKTVTATGMTISGTKADNYTLTGVATTTANITGLALTGNFTAGNKVYDGNATATVLTRTLTGVLAADAADVTLTGGLASFADANKGTGKTVTATGMTITGTKAANYTLASVTTTTADITAKDLTAGFTADNKIYDGNATANILTRTLTGVLAGDVADVTVSGGTATFNNENVGIGKSVNASGLVLAGAKAANYNIISVNATTANITGKNISGNFTADNKVYDGNTTAGILSRTLTGVLAADAADVNLTGGTASFATESAGTGKTVTATGMTITGTKAANYSLTGVATTTANITGLAITGSITASNKVYNGNNIATISGRTLTGVLTADVADVTLTGGTATFANANKGTGKTVTATGLTLAGAKAANYTLASVTTTTADITAKDISGSFTADNKVYDGNANASILTRTLAGVLVGDVADVNLTGGTASFDNANMGTGKTVTANGMSLAGTKAGNYNLTGVATTTANITGLTLTGNFTAGNKVYDGNATATVLTRTLTGVLAADAADVTLTGGTASFANANVGTGKTVTATGMTITGTKAANYTLASVATTTADISTKDINGNFTADNKIYDGSVTANILTRTLTGVLAGDVADVNLTGGTASFANANVGTAKTVSAAGLSLTGSKSANYNLTGVATTTANITTKNITGTFTADNKAYDGNTTATILTRTLTGVITADVADVTLTGGTANFADANIGTGKTVTSAGMTLAGSKSANYNLTGVATTTANIGVRNITGSFTASNKVYDGNTTATVLTRTLTGVLTADADVNLSGGTASFADASAATGKTVTAAGMVLAGTNAANYNLTSVTTTTAAITAKAVNGNITASNKVYDGNTTATISGRSLTGVLAADVADVTLTGGTATFADKNVGTAKVVTGAGLLLSGTKAANYTLTSVATTTANISVKPIVVTADAKTKVYGSADAALTYTLSTGALVTGDVITGSLSRAAGENIGNYAIGQNTISAGTNYIITYTPADLVITRKALVIIADNKNKNFGDANPALTASYNGFAGTETAAVLTSAVALSTTATTTSPAGNYPITASGAAAANYSITYIAGNLTVNPSTQTITFAALANKLDTDGIFTLTATASSGLTVTYTSSNPAVARIINGNQVEILKAGVINITASQAGNSDYQAAVNVVQSFTVIENPPPVITITSNKGNSISKGETATLTASGGLTYQWTNANGIISGQNTAILTVRPSQNTTYTVTGFNQYGRSSTKTFNLEVRADYQVLNIMNVLTPNGDGKNDTWFVENIDMYPNNTVRVFDRAGKSIFEMKGYDNSWGGTLKGSLVPEGAYYYIIDFGPGIGVRKGYITVVGNN, from the coding sequence ATGAAGAGATTTTTTACTAAAGTAGCTTTTACTGTTACAGTAATCGTACTTTTTCTGGCTCTTGCTCCCGCATCTGCCCAGTACACTAAAACTCAGTTGCATACCGGAGGGTTGTATACGGCGCTGGCTAAAGATGCCAGCGGTAATGTTTATGTTACCAAGGCCTCCGGGCCTGGAGTTTACCATGTAGCCAAGTATACTGGCGGTACGGGTAGCCCCACTATTATTTATAGCGGTTTAACCTCTCAACCACAGGAGCTGCCCTGGGGCCTTGCTGTTGCGCCAAATGGCGACGTGTATATCAGTACCGATTTTACGTCGAATAGTGGTGCAATTATCAGGTTAAATGCAGCATCGGCTTATGCAGCCACTACTGTACAAACCGGAAGATATTTTACCGGATTAACTTTTGATGCGGTAGGTAATTTATATGCTTTAGAGTACAATGTTACCAATACGGATTATGCGGTATGTAAGTATGCTGCGCCGGCAACCTTAAATTCTCCAAAAACGATGCTTTACCATGGGTTAGTTTCTGCAGCAGGTGTTAGCTATCCAACGGGAATTACCATAGCGACCAATGGAGATATTTATGTAACCAAGCCTTTTAGTAATAATGGTTCCAATACTTATACCGGGGGGATAGCCAAACTTACGGCACCAGGCTATACTGCCACAGATGTTGTTACAGGTACTTATACTACTGCATTGGTATTAGATGAATTTGGTAATCTTTACGCATCAGAAAATGCTGGTACAGGCGTTAAACTGTACAAATATACTGGTGCTACAGGTGCAGGAACTGTTTTTTATTCGCCCTTAAATGCATCCGATCCTTTTTATCCATATGGCGTTACTTTTATAGGAACAACTGGCTACATTGCAGATGGGGACAATGGCTCGGGAGGTGAGTTAATTAAATTAACACCAACAGATGTTACACTCCCAACTGCGCCAACGGGCCTTGCAGCAAGCGCAGGAAGCTCGCAAAATATACTAACCTGGAATACGAATGCTGATGTCGATTTATTAGGTTACAAAGTTTATGGCGGCACTACAGCAGCACCAACCACTTTATTGGCTGCGATTCCAAAAGGAACCACAACTTATACACATACTGGCATTATCAACGGGACGCCATATTTCTATCGCATTTCAGCAACAGATAATTACTTTAACGAAAGTGCAAAAACGGCTGATGTAACGGCTACGCCAACACCACCAGCCATTACTTCGGCTACTTACAATGCTTCAACTGGTGCTTTAGTGGTTACCGGAACTGCTTTTCCTGCGCTGGCTGGTGCAACCAATGATATTGTAACCAATAAATTTGCCATCACTGGTGAGAGTGGAGCAATATATACACTTACTTCAGCTAATGTAGAAATTACCTCATCAACAGCTTTTACTATAAACCTAAATGCTACAGATAAGAATGCTGTTGGGATGATGCTAAATAAAAATGGAGCTTCTTCTACCAGTGGAACTACTTATAACCTGGCAGCAGCAGAAGATTGGGCCGCGGGGGAAAATGTAGCATCAGTTATTGTAGATGCAACTAACCCTGTGACCGTATCTAACGTGGTGGCACCTGCCATTACCAGTGCTACCTACAATGCATCAACCGGAGCTTTGGTTGTAACCGGAACAAACTTCCTTTCGCTATCAGGTGCTACAAACGATATTGTTGCCAACAAATTCACCCTTACAGGTGAAGGAGGCGCTACCTACACTTTAACCAATACAGGGAATGTAGAAATCACTTCCGGAACAGCATTTACCTTAACCCTAAGTGTAGCGGATCAAATAGCCGTTAACCAGATTATCAATAAAAACGGTACCTCTTCAACAAGTGCTACCACCTATAACCTTGCAGCAGCTGAAGATTGGGCAGCCGGAGCAGATGCAGTGGTGGTTGTAGCAGATTTAACAGGTAATGGAATCACCGCAAGTAATGTTGCAGTTCCTGCTATTACTTCAGCTACCTATGATGCTGCTACAGGGCTTGTTACTGTAACGGGTTCAGGCTTTTTGTCTAAAACAGGAGCAGCCAATGATATTGTAGCCAATAAATTTACCATTACTGGCGAAGGAGGAGTAACCTATACCTTAACCGATACGCCAAATCCAGAGATCAGTTCTGCAACGGCATTTACACTAACCTTAAGTGTTACAGATCAGGCCGCAATTAACCAGATTATCAATAAAAACGGTACATCGTCTACCGGAGGCACGACTTATAACCTTGCAGCAGCCGAAGATTGGGCTGCCGGAGCAGATGCAGCGGTTGTTGTGGCAGATTTAACAGGCAATGGAATTACGACAAGTAATGTTGCAATACCAACTCTTGCATCGGCAACCTATAACGTTACTACGGGTGTTCTCACGGTAACCGGAACGGGGTTTTTGAGGTTAAACGGCGCAACCAACGATATTGTAGCCAATAAATTTACCCTTACAGGCGATGGTGGTGCAACTTATACTTTAACCACTACACCTAATATAGAAATAACTTCTGCAACAACATTTAGTTTAATTTTAAGTACAGCAGATAAAGCAGCAGTAAATCTTATTGCCAATAAAAACGGCACGTCATCAACCGGGGGAACCACCTACAATTTGGCAGGAGCTGAAGATTGGGCCGCTGGTGCTGATGCAGCAGTTGTAGTTGCAGATTTAACCGGAAATGGGATTACAGTTTCTAATGTGGCTGTTCCTACCATTGCCAGTGCTACCTACAATGCATCAACCGGAGCTTTGGTCGTAACAGGAACAAATTTCCTATCGCTATCAGGCGCTACAAACGATATTGTTGCCAACAAATTTACCCTGACAGGTGAAGGAGGCGCTACCTACACTTTAACCAATACAGGCAATGTAGAAATCACATCTGCAACAGCATTTACTTTAACCTTAAGTGCAGCTGATCAGGCAGCCGTTAACCAGATTATCAATAAAAACGGTACCTCTTCAACAGGTGCTACCACCTATAACCTTGCAGCAGCCGAAGATTGGGCTGCCGGAGCAGATGCAGCAGTTGTAGTAGCAGATTTAACGGGTAATGGAATCACGGCTAGCAATGTTGCAATTCCTGCCATCGCTTCAGCTACATACGATGCTTCTACAGGAACCTTAGTGGTAACAGGAACGAATTTCTTATCATTATCAGGAGCAGCAAACGATATTGTCGCTAATAAATTAACTTTTAAAGGACAAGGTGCAGGAACATATACACTTACTGACTCGCCTAATGCAGAGATCACCAGTGGAACATCATTCAGTATTACTGTTAGTGCAACAGATAAAGCTGGCTTGGCCACATTAATGAATAAAGATGGCCTGGCAGCACTCGACGCAACAGTATATAACCTTGCAGCAGCAGAAGACTGGAATGCCGGAGCAGCAGCAGCGGTTACAATTGCAGATGCAACTAACCCTGTAACCGTTTCCGGAGTGAAATCCACAAATGCTGATCTGGCTTCTCTAACCACCAGCGCAGGAACGTTTATACCAAGTTTTGCTGCAGGTACAACAAGTTATAGTATCAATGTACCATATACCACCACCACAGCAACAGTTACGGCTACAAGAGCTGAAAGCCATGCTACATTAACATCAAGTTTAGGTGCGGGAGCATTTACTGCACTTACAGATGGAATTGCTTCTTCAGCTTATACACTTAATGACGGAGCAAATTTAATCAATGTAAGGGTTACAGCAGAAGAAACGACTGTAAACAAAACTTATATCCTAACCGTAAACAAACAGGAAGCGGCTTCGATTGGTGATTTTGTTTGGTTAGATTATAACCAAAATGGTTTACAAGATGCCGGTGAGCCGGGCGTAGCCGGAGCAACGGTGACATTAACAGGAACCGATATCTTTGCTAACACGATAAATTTAACAACCACAACAAATGCATCGGGCAATTATACATTCAGTAACCTAAATCCTTCAAGTGCATATAAAGTAGTGGTGTCAGGTTACCCGGCACGTTATACCACCACATATGACCTGGATGGAACAGGAACAATTGGGGCAACTTTCGCACTTGCTTCAGGGCAAAATAGAACTGATGTTGATTTTGGTTTGTATGATCCGTATTATGCCAATGCCGATTTAACTGCATTAAGTACAACAGCAGGCTTAACACCTGTTTTTGCGGCAGCAACTACTACATATACTGCCAGTGCTTTAACCGCAACCAATTCAGTAAAGTTAACAGCTACTGCACTTGCAGCAGGATCAACGCTTCAAATCAATGCAAATGGAGCGGGTTATGTAACCTTAACCAGTGGTGTAGAAACAGCAGATTTAGCCTTGAACTTTGGTAACAATACCTTTGATATTAAAGTTACAGCTCAAAATGGAACCACTACTAAAACTTATACCATAACGGTTAACAGGTCAAATGCAAGTCAATCAATTACTTTCGCAAGTACTGCATCAACTACTTATGGCAGTGCCGATTTTGATCCTGGCGCAACCAGTGCAACTTCTGCAATTAACGCCATCACTTATAGCAGCGATAACTTAGCGGTGGCTACAATCGTAGCGGGTAAAATTCATGTAGTTGCAGCAGGATCGGCAGTAATTACCGCAAAACAAGCTGCAAGTACCGGATATAATGCCGCGACAGATGTAACACAAACTTTAACTGTAAATGCAAAAAGCCTTACGGGGAACTTCACTGCCGGTAATAAAGTTTATAATGGGAACAATACAGCAAATGTATTAACCAGAACACTTAACGGCGTGGTTACAGGTGATGAACTAGCTGTAACCCTAACTGGAGGTACTGCAACTTTCGATGATGCCAATGTAGCCAATGGTAAAACCGTAACTTCAACAGGTATGACGCTTGGAGGAGCAAAGGCAGCTAACTATACCTTATCATCGGTAAATACCACAACAGCTAACATTACCGCTAAAGATATCAGTGGTAACTTTACAGCCGGTAACAAGGTTTATGATGGTAATAATACGGCCAATATTTTAACCAGAACCTTATCTGGTGTGGTAACTGGAGAAGAAACAGATGTAACCTTAACAGGCGGTACTGCCACTTTTAATAACGAAAATGCTGGTACAGGTAAAACTGTTACCGCAACAGGTTTAAGCTTAACCGGAACCAAAGCTGCTAACTATAACTTAACAGGAGTAGGTACTGCCACAGCCGATATTACAGGTTTAGCTTTAACCGGCGCATTTACTGCCAGTAATAAAGTTTACGATGGTAATACCACCGCAAGCGTATTAACCAGAACCCTGACGGGCGTATTAGCTGCCGATGCTGCTGACGTAATTTTAACAGGTGGAACAGCTGCATTCGCTAATGCCAGTGTAGGTACTGGCAAAACGGTTACTGCAGCAGGCATGACATTAGGTGGGGCTAAAGCAAGTAACTATAGCTTAAGTAGTGTGGCTACTACCACAGCCAATATTACTGGTTTAGCCTTAACAGGTAACTTTACAGTCGATAATAAAGTGTACGATGGCAACAATAGTGCAACCATATTAACCAGAACATTAACAGGTGTACTGGCTGCCGATATTGCTGATGTAACCTTAACAGGCGGAACCGCTACTTTTGGTGGAATTAACACCGGACCGGGTAAAACCATTACTTCAACGGGTATGGTATTAAGTGGCACCAAAGCAGGTAACTATACATTATTTGCTGTAAATACCACCACAGCCGATATTACGCCAAAAGATATCAGCGGAAACTTTACCGCTAGTAACAAAGCTTACGATGGTAATGCTGCAGCAACGGTATTAACCAGAACCTTAACTGGTGTAGTAGCTGCCGATTTAGCTGATGTAAGTTTAACTGGTGGGACCGCAACTTTCGCCAATGCCAATATTGGTACAGGTAAAACGGTTACTGCAACAGGTATGACCATTAGTGGAACCAAAGCAGACAACTATACCTTAACCGGAGTAGCCACCACCACAGCCAATATTACAGGCTTGGCTTTAACAGGAAATTTTACGGCAGGTAATAAAGTGTACGATGGTAATGCAACTGCAACTGTATTAACCAGGACTTTAACAGGCGTATTAGCAGCCGATGCAGCTGACGTTACTTTAACAGGTGGTTTGGCCAGCTTTGCTGATGCCAATAAAGGTACAGGCAAAACCGTTACGGCAACAGGCATGACCATAACTGGTACAAAAGCCGCTAACTATACGCTGGCTTCTGTAACGACCACAACAGCTGATATTACTGCCAAAGACCTTACTGCAGGCTTTACCGCCGATAATAAGATTTACGATGGTAATGCTACTGCAAATATCCTCACCAGAACTTTAACAGGTGTACTGGCAGGAGATGTTGCCGATGTAACGGTTAGCGGAGGCACAGCAACATTCAACAATGAAAATGTAGGCATAGGTAAGTCTGTAAATGCTTCTGGTTTAGTTTTAGCAGGAGCCAAAGCGGCTAACTATAATATTATATCTGTTAATGCAACCACGGCTAATATTACAGGTAAAAACATTAGTGGAAACTTTACTGCCGATAATAAAGTGTACGATGGTAATACTACAGCTGGCATTTTAAGCAGGACTCTAACAGGTGTATTAGCTGCAGATGCAGCCGATGTAAACCTAACAGGTGGTACTGCAAGTTTTGCAACAGAAAGTGCAGGTACAGGTAAAACGGTTACCGCTACAGGTATGACCATCACAGGAACAAAAGCCGCCAACTACAGCTTAACCGGAGTAGCCACTACCACTGCAAATATTACCGGTTTGGCAATTACCGGCAGCATCACGGCTAGCAATAAGGTATACAATGGTAATAACATTGCAACCATTTCGGGCAGAACCTTAACTGGGGTATTAACTGCAGACGTTGCCGATGTAACTTTAACAGGCGGCACAGCAACATTTGCCAATGCCAATAAAGGCACAGGTAAAACCGTTACTGCCACAGGTTTAACCCTGGCTGGCGCTAAGGCAGCTAACTATACGCTGGCTTCTGTAACAACTACAACGGCTGATATTACTGCAAAAGATATCTCAGGTAGCTTTACTGCCGATAACAAGGTATACGATGGCAATGCCAATGCAAGCATCTTAACCAGAACCTTAGCAGGTGTGCTGGTCGGAGATGTAGCCGATGTGAATTTGACAGGCGGAACGGCAAGTTTCGATAATGCCAATATGGGTACCGGTAAAACCGTTACTGCAAATGGCATGAGCCTCGCGGGTACAAAAGCAGGCAACTACAACTTAACAGGCGTAGCTACTACTACAGCTAACATTACGGGCTTAACACTTACTGGTAACTTTACTGCCGGTAATAAAGTTTATGATGGTAATGCAACGGCAACCGTATTAACCAGAACCTTAACCGGAGTATTAGCAGCCGATGCCGCTGACGTTACTTTAACAGGTGGAACAGCAAGCTTTGCCAACGCTAACGTAGGTACAGGCAAAACCGTTACAGCAACAGGCATGACTATAACTGGTACAAAAGCAGCCAATTATACTTTAGCTTCAGTAGCCACCACAACGGCTGATATTAGCACTAAAGATATTAACGGAAACTTTACCGCTGATAATAAGATTTACGATGGTAGTGTTACTGCAAATATCCTCACCAGAACTTTAACCGGAGTACTGGCAGGCGATGTTGCCGATGTGAATTTAACAGGCGGTACAGCAAGCTTTGCCAATGCCAACGTAGGTACAGCAAAAACGGTATCGGCGGCTGGCTTAAGCTTAACAGGAAGCAAATCGGCCAATTACAATTTAACGGGTGTAGCTACAACAACAGCCAATATTACCACAAAAAATATCACCGGTACATTCACCGCTGATAATAAAGCTTATGATGGCAATACCACAGCAACGATTTTAACCAGAACGCTCACGGGTGTAATTACTGCAGATGTTGCCGATGTAACCTTAACGGGTGGTACAGCAAATTTCGCCGATGCCAATATCGGTACAGGTAAAACGGTAACTTCAGCAGGTATGACTTTGGCCGGTTCAAAATCTGCGAATTATAACTTAACAGGAGTGGCTACCACCACGGCTAATATTGGTGTTAGAAATATCACCGGATCATTTACTGCCAGCAACAAGGTTTATGATGGCAATACTACTGCTACGGTATTAACGAGGACCTTAACAGGCGTTTTAACTGCAGATGCAGATGTAAACTTAAGCGGTGGAACTGCAAGTTTTGCTGATGCCAGCGCAGCAACCGGTAAAACCGTAACCGCTGCAGGTATGGTACTTGCCGGTACAAATGCAGCTAACTATAATTTAACCAGTGTAACTACCACCACAGCTGCTATTACAGCAAAAGCTGTTAACGGAAACATTACCGCAAGTAATAAGGTTTACGACGGAAACACTACAGCTACCATTTCAGGAAGAAGCCTAACAGGTGTATTAGCGGCTGATGTTGCCGATGTAACCTTAACAGGTGGCACAGCAACCTTTGCTGATAAAAATGTGGGTACTGCGAAAGTGGTAACAGGCGCAGGCTTGTTGTTATCAGGTACTAAGGCAGCCAACTATACCTTGACGAGCGTAGCAACTACAACTGCAAACATCAGCGTAAAACCAATCGTAGTTACTGCCGACGCTAAAACAAAGGTGTACGGCAGTGCCGATGCTGCATTAACTTATACACTTTCTACAGGTGCTTTAGTTACAGGCGATGTGATAACAGGTAGTTTAAGCCGCGCAGCTGGAGAGAATATTGGTAACTATGCCATTGGGCAGAACACCATATCAGCTGGCACAAACTATATAATTACTTACACGCCGGCCGATCTGGTCATTACCAGAAAGGCATTGGTAATTATTGCCGATAATAAAAACAAAAACTTTGGTGATGCCAATCCGGCACTTACTGCAAGTTATAATGGTTTTGCGGGTACAGAAACAGCAGCTGTATTAACAAGTGCGGTAGCGTTAAGTACTACGGCCACTACAACATCGCCAGCTGGCAATTATCCAATTACAGCAAGTGGTGCTGCGGCAGCAAACTACAGTATTACTTATATCGCGGGTAATCTTACCGTTAACCCCTCCACACAAACCATTACATTTGCAGCTTTAGCTAATAAATTAGATACCGATGGTATCTTTACCTTAACAGCAACTGCAAGCTCTGGTTTAACTGTAACGTACACCAGCAGCAATCCGGCGGTAGCAAGGATTATTAACGGTAATCAGGTAGAAATCCTCAAAGCCGGCGTAATTAACATTACCGCCAGTCAGGCCGGAAATTCCGATTACCAGGCAGCAGTTAATGTCGTACAGTCGTTTACAGTAATCGAAAACCCACCACCGGTAATTACCATTACCAGCAACAAAGGCAATAGCATTAGTAAGGGCGAAACCGCAACGCTTACTGCAAGTGGTGGATTAACTTACCAATGGACAAACGCAAACGGTATTATTAGCGGACAAAACACTGCAATATTAACCGTTAGACCATCCCAAAATACTACTTACACCGTTACCGGGTTTAACCAATATGGAAGAAGCAGTACCAAAACCTTTAATCTTGAGGTAAGGGCCGATTACCAGGTACTGAATATTATGAACGTACTTACGCCAAATGGTGATGGTAAAAATGATACATGGTTTGTTGAAAATATCGATATGTATCCAAACAATACAGTACGCGTTTTCGATCGCGCCGGTAAGTCGATATTTGAAATGAAAGGTTATGACAACAGTTGGGGCGGTACCTTAAAAGGATCGTTAGTTCCTGAAGGCGCTTACTACTACATCATCGACTTTGGTCCAGGTATAGGGGTAAGAAAAGGGTACATCACAGTTGTAGGTAATAATTAA
- a CDS encoding ABC transporter substrate-binding protein: MNKPLKIGFLMPYSGVYPFYAQHITAGFLCAATKMSYGPADFAFMPTYVGQGGNKAILEAAQKLIFFDGVDVLMGMISPKIYPELKPILENHNKLGLFFDFGESVPPAEGYGSNISSLSMGLWQSEYVLGQWATKEFGLRGLMISPLYESGFNLGPSFLSGVGSAGANQLRSTVLPENQANKNNLDLSHFFNEMDINTPDYVHAIFVGHIGNEFLKQWKSSKFNNVIPLVTVENMAYPDMLEDIGHLGLNFYSTSSWSKEHTTGTNPAFVRDFENFGKQQANLFGMLGYEAGLILSRMKAQLSIGNASTAVIEFNKSGIIGPRGQLHFGNQEQQIFPLIDIVKINTSNKKNNATIIAQGTALGYDISTVYSETESGWENPYLSV; the protein is encoded by the coding sequence ATGAACAAACCACTTAAAATTGGTTTTTTGATGCCCTATTCAGGAGTCTATCCGTTTTATGCACAGCATATTACGGCTGGATTTCTGTGTGCGGCAACTAAAATGTCTTATGGTCCTGCTGATTTTGCTTTTATGCCAACCTATGTTGGACAGGGGGGAAACAAAGCCATTTTAGAAGCAGCACAAAAACTTATCTTTTTTGATGGGGTAGACGTGCTGATGGGGATGATCAGTCCTAAAATATATCCAGAGTTGAAACCGATATTAGAAAATCATAATAAGCTTGGCTTATTCTTTGATTTTGGAGAATCTGTACCGCCAGCTGAAGGATATGGAAGCAATATCTCAAGCCTTTCTATGGGGCTCTGGCAGAGTGAATATGTACTGGGGCAATGGGCAACTAAAGAATTTGGACTAAGAGGATTGATGATCTCACCACTTTACGAAAGTGGTTTTAATTTAGGACCATCTTTTTTAAGCGGAGTGGGTTCTGCCGGCGCAAATCAACTCAGAAGCACCGTACTTCCCGAAAATCAAGCCAATAAAAATAACCTCGATTTGAGCCATTTCTTTAATGAAATGGATATCAATACGCCAGATTATGTACATGCCATTTTTGTTGGACATATCGGGAACGAGTTCCTTAAACAATGGAAATCCAGTAAGTTTAATAATGTAATTCCTTTAGTTACTGTTGAGAATATGGCTTATCCTGATATGCTGGAAGATATAGGTCACCTCGGATTAAACTTTTACAGTACTTCTTCCTGGAGTAAAGAACATACAACAGGTACTAACCCTGCTTTTGTACGAGACTTCGAAAACTTTGGCAAACAACAAGCTAACTTATTTGGGATGCTGGGCTACGAAGCAGGATTAATCCTTAGCCGGATGAAAGCACAGCTTAGCATCGGCAATGCTTCAACAGCTGTAATCGAGTTTAATAAAAGCGGAATAATAGGGCCAAGGGGGCAACTTCATTTTGGCAACCAGGAGCAACAAATTTTTCCATTGATTGACATTGTGAAAATTAACACCAGCAATAAAAAGAATAACGCAACTATAATTGCTCAGGGCACTGCTTTGGGATACGATATATCGACTGTTTACAGTGAAACTGAAAGCGGTTGGGAAAATCCATATTTATCAGTCTAA